The nucleotide sequence TTACGGGCGTGCCGGGCGTGGGCAAAAGCACGTTTATTGAGGCGCTGGGGCTGCACCTGGTGCGCGAACAGGGCAAGCGCCTGGCGGTACTGGCCGTCGACCCCAGCAGCCAGCGCGGCGGCGGCAGCATCCTCGGCGACAAAACCCGCATGAACGAGCTGGCCGCGCACCCGCAGGCCTACATCCGGCCCTCGCCGGCTGGCCGCAGCCTGGGCGGCGTCACCAAAAGCACCCGCGAGGCGCTGGTGCTCTGCGAGGCCGCCGGCCACGACGTCATCTTCGTGGAAACCGTCGGAGTGGGCCAGAGCGAAACGGCCGTGCACGGCATGGTAGACTTTTTCCTGCTCTTGATGCTAGCCGGCGCCGGCGACGAGCTGCAGGGCATCAAAAAGGGCATCATGGAAATGGCCGACGCCGTGACCATCACCAAGGCCGATGGCGGCAACGAGCTGGCCGCCCGCCGCGCCCGCGCCGAGTACCAGAACGCCTTGCACCTCTACCCGCTCGCGCCCAGCCAGTGGAGCCCCGTCGTCACGACCAGCTCGGCCGTGACCGGGCAGGGCGTGCCGGAGGTGTGGGAAGTGGTGCAGCGCTACGTGCAGCAAACCCAGGAAAGCGGCTACTTCCAGCGCCGCCGCCAGGAGCAGAACCTGCATTGGCTCCACGAAACCATCCGCGAAACCCTGGAAACCCGCTTCTACCAGCGCCCCGAGGTGGCCCAGCGCCTCGCCGAGGTGCAGCAGCAGGTGATGGACGGCCGCAAATCGGCCTTCGGCGCCGCGGAAGAGCTACTGGGACTGTAAAGCGAAAATCCGTTTCGTGTCGGGCGGAAGTAAGCAAGCGGCTCATCGATGCTTCCTACTCACTTCCGCCCGACACGAAACGGATTTTCGCGCTATAACTAGCTGATTGATGTTAGCCGCGCCGGGGCCGCAAGGCCAGGTAATCGAGGTAATACAGGATCTTGATGCTGACGTTGTTGTTATGCGGCGTGTTGATGGTGTTGCTCAGGTTGTCGAAGTAGAGCGGGGTGGCTTCGTTGGCCTGCAGGAAGTTGGTGCCGGCGTTTTTCCAGACGATGCTCACCTGCGAGCCGGGCGCAAACCACCACGAGTACACGGCGTCCACGTTGAAGGCGTTGTAGGTATTGTCGCGGTTGCGGCGGTAGTCGGCGGGCGTTTCCTGGCCGCCGGCGCGCAGCTGCGCGAAATCCTGGTAGCGCACGGTGCTGGTGTAGTGGCGCGTGCGCACCGTCAGGGACATGCGGTTGGTGAAGGTGTAGCCCACCGACAGCACGTTGGACACCGTGACCACCTGCCGGCGGCCCAGCAGCACATCTTTCGGGGCCAGTCCCAGCGGCACATTGCCGCCCAGCTGCCGGATCATGGCCGAATCAAGCGGCTCCTCGCTGTCGAGCCCGCCGTTGACGAAGCCGATCTGGTTCTGACGCAGGTTCCAGTCGGCCTCGTAGCGGAAATTGAGCTTGTTGTTGACGCGGTAGCGCGGCGAAATGGTCAGGCCGTAGCCCATGCGGCGGGGCCGCGCTGGCAGCCGCTCGTCGCGGGAGTAGGTGCGTACGCCGGCATTCACGTCGAAGGCCAGCTTTTTGCGGTAATCGGTGGAGATGTAGCCACCCACGTTGACGCTGCCGGGCACCCGCACGTAATATTCGCCCAAGGGCTCCTTACGGGGCTCAAAATAGTCGTTGCTGCGCGGGTCAATATTGAGGTTGAATCCAGTGCTGAGGAAGCTCTTGGTAAAGGTGGTATTCGCGCCGCTGTAGAAGTTGGCACTCTGAAAGAGCGTGGGCCGATACAGCAGGCTGTGGCTCACCCCAAAGTAGGTATTGAGCCGGTTTACCTTCCAGAAGGGCTTGTAGATGTTGTAGTTGCCGTAGACTTCCTGCGAAATAGCGTTGTTGCTGAACAGAATACCCAGGTCGTTGGGGTCGTAGGTGTTCGACTCGATGCCGTGGGCCACGCCGTAGGTGAAGTTGCCGCTGATTTTGCTCACGTCCAGCCGGTACTTGTAGCCGTCGCGGTTGTCGATCTGCACTGTATCGGAGCCGAAGGCGTTGCCGCGCCGCCGCGAGTAGTTCACCTGGCCCGTCACGGCGTAGGAGTTCTTCTTGTTGGCCAGCCGAAACAGGCCGCCGGTCACGTTGGCATCGTAGGTGCGGCCGGCGCGCGTGACGTTGGTGTTGATGAGCGAAACGTAGGAGTTGTTTTTCAGGCTCTGGTCGAGCACCAGAATACTGTAGTTGCTGAACGGCTGCGTCAGGACCTCGCGCTCCTCGCCGCTCTCGGTGTTGCGCACGGTGGCGTACACGTCGTTGCTGAGGGCGTTGAACACGCCGATACCCAGACCCTTGCTGGTGCGCCCCGACACCTTGGTGGCGTTCAGCAGCCGCGTCTCCGACGGATTCTTCACCAGCTTTTCCTTATCGCCTACGGCCACGTCATAAAACCCCATGGGCGTGGCCCCTACCCGGCGGGAGTAGAACAGGTTGCCCTTGGTAAACAGCTCGGTGCCTTCGGTGAAGAACTGACGGTTTTCGTTGAACTGCACCTCAAACGGCGAGAGGTTGAGCACCTGGTTGTCGCTCTGCACCTGCCCGAAGTCGGGCACCAGCGTGGCGTCCAGCGTGAAGCTTTCGTTGATGCCCCACTTGATGTCGGCGCCGCCATTGAAGCTGGTAGTGGTGGGGCGGGTGCCGTTTTCGCTGAGCGGGTTGTGGTTGACGTAGCTGGAAATGTAGGGCGTGAGCGAGAGGCGCAGCGGCGGCTTCACGTCGCGCACGCCGGTGAGCGTGCCCCACTGGTTCACGAAGCCATCCACGGCGGGCTTCACCTCATTCCAGAAGAAAGCCTGGTTTTCCTTTTTGCGCTGGCGCATGAAGTTCAGGCCCCACTGCTGCTCAGGTAGGCTGCTGAAGCGGATGGCCGAGTACGGAATGCGCATCTCCGCAATCCAGTCGGTGCCCCGGATACTGGTGCGCGAGTCCCAAACGGCGTTCCAGTTGAAATCCTCGCCCCCGGCCGGCGAGTAGCGGGCATCCATCTGCACGCCGCCCGTCGTCACGAAAAAACCGTAGCCGTTGAGCTTGTCCTGGTAGGTGTCGAGGAAGATGCCGAAGAAATCGGTGTTGCCGAAGTTGTCGCGCGGAGTCAGCTCCCGCAGAATCGAGTCGGCACTCACGTCGTGCATCACCGCCCCAATGTAGAGGTTGGCGTCGTCGTAGAGGATGCGCACTTCGGTGGGGTGCTTCTCGGGCGGGCCGGGGTTTGGGCGGTTCTGGATGAACTGCGTGGCCACCGGAGCCTGCTGCCACACGGCCTCGTCCAGCAGGCCATCGAGCTTGATGGCGTCCGTGATGCGGACGGCCTGCAGCTGCTTTTTAGGGGCCAGCGTGGTGGTAGCGGCAGGTGGGGCAGCCGCGGCAGGCTGCTGCTGGGCCGCTGCCTGCCCGGCCATGAACAACAGGCTCAGCAGGAAGAAAAAAAAGGGCATACGAATGCGCATCACGGCAGATCGACGGGAGGAGAAGTGAATCAAACGGTGGAAATCGAAGGACAACGCACGGGGCGCGGCGCGGCCCGTAGGGCGCGCACATAAATAGGAACGGGAGCCAGCCAGGCAGTAGTCAGGGCTGGTTTGGGCTAATAGATGCGGCCCGTTCGGAAACCGTTGCTTGAACGATATATTAAGTTTTAAAGTAGTCGGGCCGGTAGCTCCGGCCGCCGTTGCAGCGGCGGCCGGAGCCGGCTCATGGGCACACTTTATTCACTCACAGAAATATTGATACTGGTGTTGGTCGACTGGCCTTTGCCGGATTTGGCGCTGCTGCCCAGCAGCTTGCGGTATTTGTCGGCCATAGCCGCCGACTGCGGCTCGCCGTTCACCACCAGCCCTTTGTCGTTGAGCTGAAACATGAAGCTTTTGGCGTCTTTCTCAATCAGCCCGTCCTGGCGCAGCTTTTCCCGGATCTGGTCGGAGCTGATGCGTGGAGGGGCCGGGGGCGCCGGCACCGATGGCGCGGCAGGGGCAGCCGGTGCGCTTGGCGGGCTGGGCGGCGCCGGCAGGCTGTAGCGGCGGGCACTCGCGTTGCTCTGCTGCTGAATGTTGATGGAGCCGGTGGCGCTGAGCTTGCGGCCGGTCCGGTCTTCGTAGAACTTGCGGTACTTCTGCTGCACGGCGTCGGGCTGCTTTTTGCCGTTCACGGTAAGGCTGGTAGCGCTGAGCGAGAAGCTGTAGGTGTCCGGGTTCCGGATCAGGCCATCACGCTTCAGCTCGCTGATCAGCGCCTGGCGCCATATTTCGTCTTTGGCGTCGCGGCGGGCCTGCTCCTCGTCGCGGCGGGCCTGGTCTTCATCCCGGCGCGCCTGGTCCTGGTCGAGTTGGGCCTGCATGGCGTCGCGGCGGGCCTGCATGGCATCCCGGCGCGCCTGGGCGGCGTCCTGGCGGGCCTGGGCCGCGTCGCGCAGGGCCTGCTCCCGGTCTTGGCCATACTGCTCCAGCATTCGGCGCTTTTCCTGCTGCACTTTCTGCAGCTCGTTGCGAATCTCGGCCCGCTGCTCAGCATTGAGGTGGCCGTTCTGCAGCTGCTCATTCAGCGCTCTTTCGGCACCGGCAAAGCGCTCATCCATCTCGTCCTGGTTGGCCCAGGGCTGGTCGCGCATAGCCTCGCCAGCCTCGGCCATGGCCAGGCGCGAGAGTTCCTCGGCGTCGGCGTCGGTGGGGGCGCGGCCGGCCAGCGCGGCGCTGCTCATGCGCTGCGAAAGCTGCGCCATCCGCTCACGGGTGGCTTGGCGGCGGTCGGCGAGGGTGTTGCCACGGTTGGTCTGCTGGGATTTGGCGAGGGCCTGCTGGTAGGCGGGCAGCTCGCCGGCCGGCACCTTCTTGCCATCCACGTACACCTCCGAAATAGCGCCCTGCTCGTTTTTCACCACCACCGTCAGCCCCTTGATTTCGTTGAGGCGGGCCCGGCCGGATTTGGTGGACAGCTTGGGATTGGCCTGGCTGTACACCACCACCGTATCATCGGAGCCTGGCTTCAGCTCATTGCCGCGGTAGTTGACCGTCAGGGCCTCGCCTTCCGGATTCTCGTCGGGGCTGGTTTGCTCCAGCGCCTGTGCTTCGGCCTGGGTTTCCGTTTGCACCTGATTTTCTGCTTCTTCTTTGATCTGGCCTTTAGCAAACTGCTCCCGCAGCGCTTCCGCACCCTTGTTCACCACGGCCGTGCTGAACGAGGCGGCGCTCAGCGACAGCACGGTGCTGGTCGTGAGTACGCCCACGCTCAGCAGCACCACGCAGGCCGCCCAGAACCCATCCGAAAACGTGGGCGCCGTGGCGCGGTGCTGCACTAGGCGGCGCACCCGCCCCAGCAGCGAGCCGGGCTGGCCGGCGGCCGCCATAGCCAGCCGCGGCGTGAGAGCCGGGCGGGTTGGGGCGTGTTGCAGCGTAGCCAGCGAGGCCAACGCCTGGGCCAGCACCAGTGAGTCGCCGCAGAGCTCGGTGGCCATGTCGTCGCAGCAGTTTTCGCGCTCGGTGCGCAGGCAGTTCGACAGGAACCACACGGCCGGATGGTAGAAGAATAGGATTTCGGCCACCGACTGCAGCAGATTGAACAGGTAGTCGCGGCGCAGCACGTGAGCCAGCTCGTGGGCCAGAATAGCCTCCAGCTCGGCCCCCGACATGCCCGAAGCGGCACTCATAGGCAGCAGAATCACGGGTTTCAGCCAGCCTATCACCAGCGGCCCGGGCACCAGGCCCGAGGCCAGAATGCGCACCGGCTGGCGCAAGGCCGTGCGGGCCACCAGCGCATCGAGGCGGGTTTGCCACTCGGCGGGCAGCGCGGCCACCCGGTAGCGCCGCAGCCGTTGCACGTAGGCCAGGCCGCTCAGAAAGCGGAGCGTCATGGCCAGCATGCCCAGCAGCCAGGCCACCACCACCACCGGCATGTTGCGCTCCAGATACAGTTGGCCCGTGGTCAGCAGCTGGCGCAGCCGGCCGGGAGCCGGCGCGGCAGTTGCTCCCGTTTCAGAAGCTACGGCAGCAACATCAGTGCCCAACCCGGTAGCATCTACGCCCGGCAGCTCATCGGTTGGACTGCCGGCGGAATACGGCGCCTCCGTAGCCGGCGCGGCGCGGAACGTGCTGTAGTAGTAGCCCAGCGTGATGCCGCTCAGCAGCAGCAGTGTGAGCAGGGCGGCGGCGGCCACCTTGTAGCGCAAGGCGGCGGCGTGGCGGTGCAGCAGCATCAGCAGCGCGGCGGCGGCCAGCGCCACCAATGCGCCCTGCCACAACGAGTGCAGCAGCGTCCAGCCAAGGGCGCGCATCAGCGCCGGCGACCCAAATTGTTCAAGCAGGCTCATCGGAGGAATCGTTGGAGGTGGAACGACGCTGTTGTTCGATTTCATTGAGCAGGCCCCGGATCTGGGCCAGCTCGTCGGAAGAAGTGGAGCGCGTGCCCAGCGCCTGCATCACCAGCTTCATGGCCGAGCCCCCGAAGGCGGCATCCACGAACCGGTCGAGGAGCAGGCCCTGGGTTTCCTCCTCGCGCACGGCAGCCCGGTACACGTGGGTTTTGCTGTCGTCTTCGCGCAGCACCAGAACCTTGTCCAGCATCAGTTGCAGGATCTTGAGTGTGGTGGTGTAGCCAACCTCGCGCTTCTGGCTCAGCTGGTCGTTCACGAACCGGACCGTGCTGGGGCCGTGCTGCCACAGCACCTGCAGTATCTCCAGCTCCGAGTCGGTGGGCTTGGGAATGGGTTTTTCACTCATGAGTACAGGCGTTTGAGGTTCTACGATGATGTTCGTACTTCAAACATATACGAATGATATCGTAGATACAAACTTAATCTACGATTTTTTTCGTAATATCCATAGAGCAGCAAAAAAGCCGGCTGTAATAGCCGGCTTTTTACATCATAACACTCTATCCAACAAGCACCTGCCATACCACTATCGGCCATGCGCCTCGCCCCGGCGGCGCGTGAGCGTGACGCGGGCCCGGTGGCAGATGCCGCCCAGTGGCGGGTTGAACTTCGACACGCTCACCTTCACGGAGCGCACGTGCGGAAACTCCAGCAGCACGCGGTCCAGCACGCGGTGGCCGACGTGCTCCAGCAAACGCGCCGGGGCCCGCATTTCCTCGGCCACCACGCGGTAGAGCACTTCGTAGTTCACGGTTTCGTGGAGCTTGTCGGAAGCGCCGGCGGCGTGCAGGTCGGTGCGGATGTAGAGGTCGACGCCGTACTTGTTGCCGATTTTCTGCTCCTCGTCGTAGTAGCCGTGAAACGCGAAAAACTCCATGCCTTCCAGTGCAATCTGGCCCATGTGGTATAAGTTGAGAGGGTGAAAGTGTGCCGTATGCTTCAAAAAGCGGTCCGCCGAGGCAGCGTTGCTGCCGCAAGCTGCTACAGCGCGCCGCCGAAGCCGGCCAAAAAAAACGCAGCCTCCCCAAAGGAAAGGCTGCGCAAGGTCGGCTACAAAATCCGTGAAATCCGACTAATCCGCAAAATCAGTGATTCTGCAGCAGCGCCCTAGATTTCGTCGAAAAACGATTTCTCGGCCGTTACGGCCGCGGCTTGCATCACGGGCTGATCATTCTGGCCGGGGTGCATGGGCTGTACCGGCTGCGGAATTTCTGGCTGCTCGGTGCGGCCGGGCCGCACGTCGGGCTGCACATCGGGGTTGGGGGCGCCGGGCACCGGGGAGCCGGGACGCTCAATTTCGGGGTCGGGCTGGTTGGGCTTATTAGGCTGGTTGGGCTGCTCGGGCTTTTCCGGCTGGCCGGGCTCGGGCTGCTGGCCGGGCTTGGGGTTGTAGGCGCCGGGCTGGGCCGTGGGGCGGGCCGCCGGAAAAGCCGGGGCCGAGCCGCCAAACGAAGCAGCAGAACCGCCGGCTACGGCCGCGGCCGACGAAGTAGAAGCAGTGGAAACGAACATTGGGGCAGGGTTTTCAGGTGAATCGGACGAGGTCCGGGTCACTTTTACGCTGGCTGCCCGCGAAAGGATGGCCGCCGTGCTGGCTTTGGGCCGGGCCTTGGCTTTTTCCACCTTATCCAGCGCATCGGAGGCCAGGTGGTGCAGGTCGCGCACGAGGCTGTCGAGCTGGGCTTCGAGGCGCTGGCACTCCTGGCCCAGGCCGCTCACTTCCTTCTGCATCTCGGCCACCGTTTTCTCGGCCTGCTGATAGGCGTCTTCCACCAGCAGGCGGGCTTTCTGGCGGGCGTCGGCCAGTAGCTGCTCGGCTTTCAGCTGGGCTTCGCGGATGCGCAGCTCGGCGTCGCGCTGGGCCTGCTCGGTAATGCTGTTGCCGGTGTCTTCGGCGGTTTTGAGGGTGCGGTAGAGGCTGGTTTCTACCTCGCGCATCTTGCTCACGTCCTGGGTGGCGTGGTCGAGCTTCACGCGCAACTCGCGGTTTTCGTCGCCCATCCGCTCCCACTGCTGCGAAAGGGTGAGCAGAAACGCCTGCACTTCGTCTTTATCAAGGCCCCGGAAGGCTTTTTCAAAGGTTTTCTGACGGATATCGAGGGCCGTAATTTTCATAGGAGTGGGGAGTAGAAGTGGGCTGGCCAGATGGATTCTGCCAGCAGGCACCCGCCGCGGCTTGGCGGCAACAGCCGTCGGACCGGTGGCCGGTTGCGCCATCTAAACGACGATGTGCCAACATCAGCATATATCAACCGGTCAGATGGCTCGCGCCGTCGGACCGGGACCAGAGTGACAAACCGTGCTGGCGGTTAGTTTCCGCTGCTAAGCTGCCACACGGCCAGGCTGCGGTCGTCGCTACACGAAACTAGCCTATTCTGCCTTCCCGGCCAAAACAACTTGTTGACGGAGGTGCCGTGGCCGGCGTGGCGCGCTTTGTCCAGCACGCGCAGCAGCTGCAGCGTTTCGGCGTCCCAGAGCTTGATGCTTTTGTCCATGCTGCAGGTGGCCAGCAGGGAGCCGTCGGGGCTGAAGGCGAGGTGGTTGATGGTGAACAGGTGGGCCACGATGCTGAGCTGCTCGGCGCAGTCGGCGGCCAGGTCCCAGCGGCGCAGGTGGGCGTCGCGGCCGGCCGTGAGCAGGTAGCGGCCATCGGGCGAGTAGGCAGCCGTGAAGATGGAATTGGTGCCGCCCTCCCACTGCCGCCGCACGGCCAGCGAGTCGGCATCGAGCAGGCGCAGCTGCCAGTCGGAGCCGCCCACGGCCAGCTCGTTGCGCTCCTCGTGCAGGGCCAGGCAGCGCAGGCTTTTGTCGGAGAGCCGCAGCAGGGTTTCCACGCGCCAGTCGGGGGCGCGCAGCACGGCCAGCGTACCGTCGCCGAGGGCCACGTACAGCCGTTGGCGCGCTTCTGAGTACACCATATCGAAGATAGCCGCCGGGGGCAGCGCTGTGGCAAACGCCAGCTTCTTCTCGCTCAGGCTGATGCCCTGCACGCCCTGGAAATTGTGGCCGATGAGCAGCAAATCGTGTTGCGGCAGGTGCAGCAGGGCGTACACCGAGTTTTCCACCTTCGCCACCAGCTCGCCGTCCTGCGCATCCTCAGCGGCGCGCCAGGCGGCAACTAGGCCATCGGCGCCGGCCGAGTAGAACGTGTCGGAACCGGGGGTGCCGGCCAGGGTGTAAACGCAGTCGAGGTGGCCGGTGAGGGCCGTGAGCTTGTGGGCCTGCGGACGATGGAGAAACGGCATAAGCAGAAGGGAAGAGCGCAAAGGTAGGCAGGTAGCATAGGCTTTCATGTAGCATAGGCTTTAGCCTGTGCCGGCCCAGGTAGCTCCAGCTAAAATCTGTCCTCCCGGAACGGCACAGGCTAAAGCCTATGCTACCTGCCTACCTTTGCCCCATGCCGCTTCACTCCCTCACTCCCCTATCCGGCCATGCGCTGCTGGGCTTGTGGCAGCTCACCGAGCCGCCGGAAGCGCTCTGGCCGCTGCTGCCGCAGCCACTGCACTATACGGCCCGCTTCCCGCAGGGCCGCCACGAAGACCGGGCCCGGCAGTGGCTGGCGGGCCGGGTGCTGGCCCATCAGCTGCTGCGCGAGCTGACCGACGTTCCCGCCACTCTGCACAGCGACGCCAACGGCCGCCCGTACTTCGCCGAACTGCCCGCCTGGGGCGTGTCGTTGTCGCACTCCGGCGAGTGGGTGGCGGCGGTGGTGGCCCGCGACGCCGCAGTTGGCATAGATATTGAATTGGAACGCCCCAAAGCCCTGAAGTTGGCGCCGCGGTTTCTATCGGAAGCCGAACGGGCCGACGCTGGCAGCGACGCCGCCAAGCATAGTGTGTACTGGAGTGCCAAGGAAACACTGTATAAGCTGCACAGCCGCCGGGGCCTAGTGTTCAAGGAGCAATTGTTGCTCGACCCGTTCAGGCTGCGGGAGGCAGGTGTGTTGACGGGACACCTGCTCCTCGAAAACTCCCGCAGCCAACACCAGATCCATTATCAGCGCCCGGCTCCCGATTACGTACTAACTTACTGCGTGGAGTAACTGAGTAGTGGAGTAGCTGAGTAATTTGTTGTCTCTAAGAACAAATTACTCAGCTACTCCACTACTCAGTTACTCGCTACTCAGCTACTCCTTTACTCAGTTACTCTCTCCCATGTCCATTCGCCGAATTTCCATCCTGGCTGCCGCCACGCTCCTGTTTTGCACGGTTGCGGCTGTTGGGGTGGCCCGGGCCCAGGGCGGGCGCACCGTCAGCGACTTCAGCCTGCGCAGCGCCACCAACACCGAAGTAGCTCTGAAAAGCTACGCCGGCAGCAAGGCCGTGGTGGTGGTGTTCCTCAACCCGAACTGCGCCTACTCCAAGCTCTACCAAAACCGGCTTGCTGCCCTGAACACGCAGTTTAGCGGCCGGGGCGTGCAGTTCCTGTTCATCAATGCCCCCATCAACCTCGAAGCCAGCGCCGACATAGCCGAGGCTGAGAAGCTGAAAATCAAAGCCACCGCCGACCTGCCCCTGCTCACAGACGAAGGCCAGAAGGTCAGCGCCCTGCTGGGAGCCACCAAAACGCCCGAAGTGGTGGTGCTGCAGCCCGTCGGCGACGGGTTTGCCGTGCGCTACAAAGGTGCCATCGACGACAACCCGCTGGTGGAAAGCGACGTGCAGGAGCGCTACGTGCAGCAGGCCCTCACCAACCTGCTGGCCGGCCGCCCCGTGGGCGTAGCCGACAAGCGCGGCGCCGGCTGCCTGATTAAGCGCAACTAGCCGCCCCTCCTACAATAGCCTAACGGGCCGGTTGCGCCACTGCGATGCAGTGGCGCAACCGGCCCGTTTTCGTTTATCAGGTGCTGAAAACAGCGTTTCCGCTGTAAACCAGCGCTTACTTGGCTGCCCGGGCGGCAATCAGCTCCAGCACAGTGGCCAGGTCCCGGTCGTGGCCCTGCACGAGGTCGGCGGCGGAGTACGTGACGGGCACGGTGGGCAGCACGCCCCGGCCGGTATCGGGGCCGGCGGGTATCTGGTGCACCACCCGATACACCGGGAAGTGGACGAGCTGCCCGGTTTCGGGCAGGCGCAACCGCCCCGAGAGCATGGCGTTGGAGCCCGCCTCACCGCCCCCGGTTTCCTCACCTACCACCGTGGCGCCGGCGCGGTGCTTGAGGTAGGCGGCCACGTAGCTGGCCATCGAGAACGTGCCACCGTTGGTGAGGACGTACACCGGCCCATTGTAGTGCAGCTGGCGGCTCGGCCGAAACCGGAACACAAACTGGTGGCGGCCCCGCTGCCAGGTCTGGAGCGGGTTGGTGCTCATCAGGCCCGGGGTGGCCCGCTCCCAGAAGCCCATTGCCAGCTGCCGGCGCACCTTGCGCTGCTCGGGGCCAGTTTCAAACACAAACTGGAACGGGGCCGGCAGCAGGTAGCGTAGCAGCGCATTGCCCCCAAACGCCTGGCCGCCGCCGTTGTCGCGCAGATCGAGCACCAGGGCACGCACCGGCCGTTGCTGCAGCGCCCGGAAGGCGGCTTTGTAAAACGACTTCTGCGAGCCGCTGAGCGTGTTCAGGTCCAGCACCGCCACAGACGAGTCCTGGGGCAGCAGGCGCAGGCTGTTGCTGCCGTGGCGCTGCAGTAGCCGGCCGGGCGCGGGCTGGCGGGCGGCCCGCGCCTGCTGGTTGGCCTGGGCGGTATCCACGTCGGCGGCCGTCAGGCGGAGCGTCCGCTCGGTGCCGTTGGCGGCGCGCACCTGCAGCACGTGTTCCTCGGGCAGCCCGAAGGCGTTGGCGTAGTAGGCGTAGGTGTTGCGGCGCACGGCGTTGAGGGCGTGCGTCTGGTTGAGGCCGTCGGAGGGCACTTGGCGGAGCATGCCCTGCAGCACCTCGGGCGCCGGGCGCTGGTTGAGGGCCAGCACTTCGTCACCGGGCTGCAGCAGGCCGGGGCGCAGGCCGGGCGTGGCCACCACCACCAGCCGCCCCGCTACCGGCGCCAGCTGCAGCGGCAGCACAAACGGCGTAGCGCGCTTAGCCGCCGCCTGTGAGGCTTCCGAGGCCTGCACCGCGGTATGGCCGCAGCCCAGCGCCGCTACGTAGGGCCGCAGCAGCGCCCGAAACTCCCGCTCGGTGAGGGGCTGCGTAAGCTGGGCCTGCACTGCGGCCGCGCAGGAATCGAGGTAGGCGGGCGAATGATAAGTGCGGGCGCCCAGGTGGCCGGCCTTCACGGTCTGGTGCAGCACCTCCAGGTCGTGGCGGAGTTGGGCGGGCGTGTACTGGCGGGTGAGAGCCGAAACAGGCGCGGTCTGCTGGGAAAAAGCGGGGGCAGCGACGCCGAATCCGCTCAATAATACACCCCAAAAGCGAGAAGAGAAACCCATGGCACAGAGGCAGTCTGGTTGATGGAAGCAAGATATAGGCGCACATAAATATAAGCTGGTGAATTCCACTGAAGCGCACGAAAAAGCCTCCGAACCGTAGATTCGGAGGCCTGACCGGCAATTGAGTAAGCAGCCGGGGCTACTCTTCTTCCTCGGGGGCAGCTGGCGGTGTGGCCGGCTCGTCGGTGAGGATGGTGAGCAGCTGGGCCACTTCGGTGGCCTTGGCCGGCTCCTGCAGCTTCTCGAAGCTGAGCTGCAGGTTGCGCAACGCCCGCCGCACGATATCGAGGTGCGAGCAGGGCTCGTAGAAGATGTCGTTGGACGTGAGGTTGAGCTGCACGATGTAGTGCTCAATATCGGTGCGGGTCAGGATCAGGCCCCGGTTGTAGCAATTGATGTAGAACGGCTCGATAAGGGGCGTTTCGGGCCGGAAGGTGAGCACGAACAGGTTGGGCAGGTTCACGCCGAACACCGGCAGCTCCAAGCGCTGGGCCACCAACAAGTAAATCACGCACAGCGTGAGTGGGTTGCCGCGCCGGGTTTCCAACACCCGGTGCAGCATGGAGTTGGCCGGCGAGTGGAAGTTCTGGGTGTTGGCCGCAAACTTGTGTACCCGGAACAGCACGTGGTTGAGGGCCTGCACCTGCTCAGTAGGCAGCATATCGGGCCGCAACAGGGTCCAGACCTCAAACCGCAGCTGCTCGATAGCCTTGTTGAGGCTCTGCAGGTCGGCGTCGGGGTATTGGTAGCTATTGAGCAGCCACATGCCTTCCAGCAGGTTTTCGCCGCCCGAGTCGCGCCACACGCGCAGGCGCTGCTGCAGGCCCTCAAACTGCAGATGGTGGATCAAATCTTCGAGGCGCTG is from Hymenobacter yonginensis and encodes:
- the folB gene encoding dihydroneopterin aldolase; protein product: MGQIALEGMEFFAFHGYYDEEQKIGNKYGVDLYIRTDLHAAGASDKLHETVNYEVLYRVVAEEMRAPARLLEHVGHRVLDRVLLEFPHVRSVKVSVSKFNPPLGGICHRARVTLTRRRGEAHGR
- a CDS encoding DivIVA domain-containing protein; amino-acid sequence: MKITALDIRQKTFEKAFRGLDKDEVQAFLLTLSQQWERMGDENRELRVKLDHATQDVSKMREVETSLYRTLKTAEDTGNSITEQAQRDAELRIREAQLKAEQLLADARQKARLLVEDAYQQAEKTVAEMQKEVSGLGQECQRLEAQLDSLVRDLHHLASDALDKVEKAKARPKASTAAILSRAASVKVTRTSSDSPENPAPMFVSTASTSSAAAVAGGSAASFGGSAPAFPAARPTAQPGAYNPKPGQQPEPGQPEKPEQPNQPNKPNQPDPEIERPGSPVPGAPNPDVQPDVRPGRTEQPEIPQPVQPMHPGQNDQPVMQAAAVTAEKSFFDEI
- a CDS encoding WD40 repeat domain-containing protein encodes the protein MPFLHRPQAHKLTALTGHLDCVYTLAGTPGSDTFYSAGADGLVAAWRAAEDAQDGELVAKVENSVYALLHLPQHDLLLIGHNFQGVQGISLSEKKLAFATALPPAAIFDMVYSEARQRLYVALGDGTLAVLRAPDWRVETLLRLSDKSLRCLALHEERNELAVGGSDWQLRLLDADSLAVRRQWEGGTNSIFTAAYSPDGRYLLTAGRDAHLRRWDLAADCAEQLSIVAHLFTINHLAFSPDGSLLATCSMDKSIKLWDAETLQLLRVLDKARHAGHGTSVNKLFWPGRQNRLVSCSDDRSLAVWQLSSGN
- a CDS encoding 4'-phosphopantetheinyl transferase superfamily protein, with amino-acid sequence MPLHSLTPLSGHALLGLWQLTEPPEALWPLLPQPLHYTARFPQGRHEDRARQWLAGRVLAHQLLRELTDVPATLHSDANGRPYFAELPAWGVSLSHSGEWVAAVVARDAAVGIDIELERPKALKLAPRFLSEAERADAGSDAAKHSVYWSAKETLYKLHSRRGLVFKEQLLLDPFRLREAGVLTGHLLLENSRSQHQIHYQRPAPDYVLTYCVE
- a CDS encoding redoxin domain-containing protein; the encoded protein is MSIRRISILAAATLLFCTVAAVGVARAQGGRTVSDFSLRSATNTEVALKSYAGSKAVVVVFLNPNCAYSKLYQNRLAALNTQFSGRGVQFLFINAPINLEASADIAEAEKLKIKATADLPLLTDEGQKVSALLGATKTPEVVVLQPVGDGFAVRYKGAIDDNPLVESDVQERYVQQALTNLLAGRPVGVADKRGAGCLIKRN
- a CDS encoding S41 family peptidase; protein product: MGFSSRFWGVLLSGFGVAAPAFSQQTAPVSALTRQYTPAQLRHDLEVLHQTVKAGHLGARTYHSPAYLDSCAAAVQAQLTQPLTEREFRALLRPYVAALGCGHTAVQASEASQAAAKRATPFVLPLQLAPVAGRLVVVATPGLRPGLLQPGDEVLALNQRPAPEVLQGMLRQVPSDGLNQTHALNAVRRNTYAYYANAFGLPEEHVLQVRAANGTERTLRLTAADVDTAQANQQARAARQPAPGRLLQRHGSNSLRLLPQDSSVAVLDLNTLSGSQKSFYKAAFRALQQRPVRALVLDLRDNGGGQAFGGNALLRYLLPAPFQFVFETGPEQRKVRRQLAMGFWERATPGLMSTNPLQTWQRGRHQFVFRFRPSRQLHYNGPVYVLTNGGTFSMASYVAAYLKHRAGATVVGEETGGGEAGSNAMLSGRLRLPETGQLVHFPVYRVVHQIPAGPDTGRGVLPTVPVTYSAADLVQGHDRDLATVLELIAARAAK
- a CDS encoding transglutaminase-like domain-containing protein — protein: MTNKEIKALISLLDDPEIAPQIQEKIQSLGETIIPFLEESWEETLDSQQQQRLEDLIHHLQFEGLQQRLRVWRDSGGENLLEGMWLLNSYQYPDADLQSLNKAIEQLRFEVWTLLRPDMLPTEQVQALNHVLFRVHKFAANTQNFHSPANSMLHRVLETRRGNPLTLCVIYLLVAQRLELPVFGVNLPNLFVLTFRPETPLIEPFYINCYNRGLILTRTDIEHYIVQLNLTSNDIFYEPCSHLDIVRRALRNLQLSFEKLQEPAKATEVAQLLTILTDEPATPPAAPEEEE